The genomic stretch GCCTGTGGGCTCCTCAAGGGCAAGGCCTGGGCCCTGGTCAGCTCCGTGTTCCCAGAACCCAGCCTAATAACTTGGAGGACTCAATGTATAATGGGTAGACGAGTAAATGagacaaaaacagagaaaataaatgaatgaatgaatgagtgactgaatgaatgaacagacaaGAAGGTAAACAGTGAATTCCATGAGGACAGGGACCAGACCTGCCCATAAATATCCCTGTACCTAGAATAGTGCCTGTCGTCTGCTAGGTGCTCAACACCCTTGCTGAATGAGCAGATGAGACAGCGACTGAAAGACTAGCTGAGCCGCTCTGCTCCATCTGGGCATCCTCATAGCCCCTGTGCCCTGCAGAGCGCAGACGCAGTCAGGGTCTCCAGCCCACACTGGCTCTTACCTTTCTGCAGGTGGATGATGTCGGGGAAGTTGGAGAGCAAGCCTTGGTAGAGAGACAGTGTGTCGAGCATCCGGAAGAGGTCATTCTTGGGCTGCTCGGCGAACATTTCACCAACCATTTCATAGGTTCGGCCCGTGTGAGAGATGGCGCTGTTGAGGGCCTCAGAGCTGAAGGGGGGGTCCATCTGGAAGGCATGGCTGATGGCCTGGAAGGCATTGCCCAGCTTCTGGAATTCCTTGCGGAAGCCCCCCACATGCTTGCGCACCAGCTCCGAGGCCACCGTGCTGAGCTGCAGGACACTGTCGTCCATCTTCTTGCTGAAGGCTTTGAAGGTGTCTACGCGGTCCTCCACATCCTGCAGGTCCTGGTGCTCTGTGGGGATCTGGAAGGTGAGCAGGAAGCTGGCACCCACCATCTCGTCCTTCTCGGCCCGGCGCTTGCCCATCTTCCACTGCTTGTCATCCAGGCAGCTGAGGAAATGCTGGAAACCCTCGTACTGGGACAGCACAGGGTGGCTGGTCATGTGGTCCATCCAGAGGATGAGCCGCCGCTTCCGCTTCTCGATAAAGTCCTCCTCAAAGCGACCTGTGGCCTGCTTCTCCGGGAGATGGGGCACCGAGATGACAGTGAATTTGTGCAGCAGGCGGTTGTAGAGCCAGTCGAAGTGTTTGTAGCGCCGGTAGACAGGTGAGCTGGCGTGGGTGGGTGTGAGCTTGTAGGAGATGTAGCTTTTGATGCCCTTGAATTTGGTCTGTTTGGTGGGGTCCTCCACGGAGCACGAAAATGGATGGGGGTTGGCCTTCCACTGGGGGCCGTGAGGGCCCATCTCAATGGAATATGTCTCAGCGATCTTGGCCATCATGGGCACGTCACCCAGGATGAAGGCCTCCACGCCAGAGCGCACGAAGCACGAGAAGCGGTTGAGGTTGCGCCCCACCACGCTGCCTCGCTTGGCAGATGCCAGGCTGTCCTGCCGCTCCAGGGGTGGCTTGGGCCGGAAGGCCATGTGTTGGCTGGGGTAGGCACCAGGGTAGGAGAGGTTGAGCGGAGGATGCCCGTTGGTGCCCAGCCCACCGGCCCGTGGCTCCTCCACCACCGTACATCCATCATCCCAGTCATCCCAGTCATCGTCATCGTCCTCCTCGAAACTACCCTGGTTTGACAGAAAGCCACTGCCGCCGCCACTCCTGGAAGTGTTGGAGCTGTCATACAAGCTAACCTGGGTGCCCAGAGAGCCTGCGGGGCTGCTGGAGTAGTCGGCATGGTTGGAGCCGGTGTCAGAACGGAGGATCTCCACGTAAGAGGCAGGGAAGAGCCCGGTCTCCCCACGGCTGTTCTGGCCCTGCAGCCAGCCATCCAGCGAGGTCTCACTGAAGATGACCAAGTCCTCGTCCTGCCAGATGCTGATCTCCTCCTTGTTCTCGCTGCGGAAGTCATAGAGGGCTCGCCCTTTGAGTGCCATGTCTGGGCCAGTGGTAGAGAATGCTGAGGAGAGTCCTGCCCAGAACTGAGGACACTTGGTATGGTGTCCGAGGATGCACGAGCAACTCAAGGCTGGCCACAGCCCTCGGTCTCTCAGCCCTTACTGCGGGGTCTGAGCACCCACAGAAGGTATCCAGCCTTCTCTCTTCAAAGCAATGTCCATGGCCCAGAATCGGCCCTACCAGGTCTGCCCGCACATGCCTGTGAGTCGAGAGGGCTCATGTCCCtggtcttcctcccttccttccgcAGCCCCTGCAGGAGAGAgtctctcctcctcccactcttagaagaaaagtcaAGTGACTGGGAGAAAACCAGCCCTGAGAAGGCAAGAATTCGACACTCCGCTGGAACAATgttctaaaatagaaaagaatcacTTGGAAACCACCGTCCCAGAAACTCCAGTAGCTCTGGCTCCCAGCTGCTTCTGGCTCCTCCAGCCTGGGCCTCGGGAGGCTCTCACATTCCTCTGCAgatctccttcctccttcctcctcctcttcctgggcCACTGGGTTTTCAAAAATCCAGAAAATCCAAGAGGGGCAAGGAGAAAAGCGGCAGCCTCCTGAATCGAATCCAGGGGTGGATGTGTCCGGCTTCACAACAAGCCAGGCCGGGAAAACAAGGACTGAGGCTTACACAACAGGCCGGCCAACTCTGCGACCcggcggcccggcccggcccccagCCCTCAGCCGGCTCGGGtgccctctccccgcccccaagCGGCCAGCCCCAACCCGGGGGAAAGGAGGGGACGCGACGAGGCGCTCGGGCGACTCCTGGCCACTAGCTGAGTGGCCTCTTTTGTTTGCCTAATTCCTCAGCAGTTTCTGAGCCTGAAGATGACCCTGATCTGAGTCCAAGGACCCTCGTCCAAAGGTAATCCCCTTGGTAACCGGCCCCGGAGCGCTGGACGTagaccccctcctccccctctcgcgtgcacgcacacactcaACAGGAGTTTGGAGAGTGAGCTTGGAGAGCTGATGGTGCGGCCGGCCGTCTGTCCGGCCGTCTGTCCGGCCGTCCTGCCCTGCGGGATCCCGCCGGTGGGCGGCGGCCTGAGCCCCGAGCCCGCGTTCTTCTCTAGCGTTCGCGGCTCCTCGGCGCCGCCAGCGAGAAGCCAGAtccaaaacaacagaaaaaaaaggcGATTCCGGGAGGTGGCGTCCCGAGGAAGGAGGGAATAGCCGGCGGGGGGACGGGGAGGGGGggttgaggggtggggagagggagggagaaggaaaagcagGCTGGGGAATTGGGCAAACTCCGCGGCACTTCCTTGCGTCCTGGCTGGCCGGGGACGGCCCGGCTCCGCCCTCCCGCTGGCCTGGGACGCAGCAGCCTGGCTCCCGCCTactcctctcttttctcttgtgGCGGGCGCCTTTACTCACTCGCGGGGAGATCGGGATGCGAGAGCAAGACGATCGGTCGCGGAAGAGGCAGCCTCCGGGGCCAGACCCTAGGGCAGCCGCACCCCCGCAGCCTGTCCGCGCTCTCAGGGAGACACCTCACGCCCCGAGGGGCTCAAGCGCCGCGCGGGGGAGCTCTCCAGCCGCCGCCTCGCCTCCCGGGCTCCGTCACCCTCTTGCCTTTTCCGTGACGCAAGTGAGGAAAACTCTGAAAGTTTGCCACGTGCGGGGCTACAAGGAGAACGCCAGAGCCGGGACCCGGGAGGTGGAGGAAGGGTGCGCGGAAACCCGCAGACCCCCGCTCTCGCTTCTCCGCCCCGCCACCGCTCCGGCCGGACGCCGCCGTGGCGCCGCCTGGGGATTGTTTTCTGGAGGGGGCCCCAGAGCCAGCGGTGCCCTCATGGAAAAAGCTTGAGCTGGCTGGGATACAGGCCGCTGCGGGTCCTAGTACCCTAGACGGACAGGGCCAGGAGAACCCCTGTCCTGGGCGACTCCCTCCGGGGAGAAAGACAAGACTACATCTGCAGTGACGGGTAACAAGAGTAGGCACGACCAGGTTCCGCCGTGCTTTGAGCGGCGGCTGGCGGGGACCGGTGTCTCTTTGCTAACACCACGGGGACGAGAGGAATGGTCGGGCTGGGGCTCTGGGAAGAGGTAAAGGGTTCTTGACCCTGGTCATTGATTCTGCCAGACattgtgctgggcactggggatCAGGGTACCAGAAGGTAGTGGGGGTGCCTGCCTTGGAGAGTTTACAATCTACCCTCTTGTCTTATAAGAATAGCTGGCACAttgaaagagaccctgatgctgggaaagactgagggcaggaggagaatgagacggtttgatgacatcaccgactcaatgaacataagtctgagcaaactccaggagatagtgaaggacagggaagcctggcattctgcagttcatggtgtaccaaagagctggacacgcctgagcgacctAACAACTCTTGTCCTCTGTTCATTCATTGTCTTTGTCTCATTCATTTGATCATGTACTCAAGGAAACATTAACTGAGTATTCTGTACCAGGCCTCCTGGGCTACAAAGAGGAATAAGGCATTGTCCTCACCTACCGGAAGTTCAGATGGATCAGGAAAATAAATCGATGTGCCATGAAATGTGACTGGAAGGGCACCTATCCCAACCTGGGTTGAGCAAGGATCAAGGAACGCTTCCTGAGGGAGgaatgtcaactacaaattggcacttgccatctacctaactctgctaagtcacttcagtcgtgtccaactctgtgtgaccccatagacggcagcacaccaggctcccccatccctgggattctccaggcaagaacactggagtgggctgccatttccttctccaatgcatgaaagtgaaagtgaagtcgctcagtcgtgtccgaccctcagggaccccatggactgcagccttccaggctccttcgcccatgggattctccaggcaagagtactggagtggggtgccattgccttctctgtatctaACTCTATAAGGATTAaagcatgtgctgctgcagcattgaccttcaacacccctgaaggagttcagggtggaaagcagaaatgatgcactctgtgctcagggaaaaactggcaggacaggtcttcagatagatattctcaggagctgattttatgagcccaattcttgtatctcctcatattaAGAAAAGCACTAAAACTAAAATCCTTAATGCTGATTAAAGAAGCTTCACAAGACTAGCAGAAACTTCTACAAAAAATATTTGCTTGATTACAATGTACTccccctttaccaaaatcacacATATACtgtcctccccccaacccctacctctgtggaacagtttctcagagctgtctgaggtgctgtctcccaggctacaaTCTGCGTTTTGCCCaagataaaacttaacttgcaactctcattTTGTGCAATTTTTTTAAGTCGACAGGAGGTACCTAAGATGAACAAAGACTTCAGCCCCTACTCCCCTTCCTGGCTATGCCCTGAGCCTTGTCTACCTCCTCTAACTAGAACCTCCTTCCCCCTCACGCTCATACTTCCCACTTGTTGTAGATTAACTCGCACAAGGTGGTGCTGTAAAGGTGGGCACCTTGggctgttgttttattttgcttttttcttttggcggcttagcatgcaggatcttagttccccaaccaggaatagagcccatgccccctgcactagAAACACAGAGCCCTAACCCCTaaactgctagggaattccccaCCTTGAGTTGTTTTGAAGGGTGTAATTTGCAGGCTTCTGGCTCCAAAAGCCAATTTCACTGGTTCAGTGAGTAGATCCAATGCCCCACGCAGAGCTGGCATTTGACCAGAATAAAGGTTTATGTGCAAACCCCAAAAGCCCAGGTATTACTTTGCAAAGAGAAATTCAACTGTCCAGGCACACCTGAATTTACGCATCAATAGACCAAGGGAATTTGAGCTGCTCCCTGGGAAACCCAGTTACCAGAAGTGGGTAACTTCTGGTTACCCACTTGAGTCCAGTGAAACTGAATGCCCCAGGATGGGAAGAACCAATGGTTCTCTCAGCCAAGAAACCTTGAGGTCTGGTCCCCTCAACCATAGGTGCAGCCTTGATTCTGAGGACTCAGTTCAGCCTAGGATCGCCAGGACCAGAGCCTGAATATTTCCCACAACTCCTTTTGGGACACCCCTTTTCTGTGATCTCTCTTCCATTTGCAGAACCTCTCTCCAAACTTGGTTTAACAGAAGCAGCTACTCCCTTAGTGCTTgttgatgttgctgctgctactgctaagtcgcttcagtcgtgtctgactctgcgcaaccccatagacggtagcccaccaggctcccccatccctgggattctccaggcaagaacactggagtgggttgccatttccatctccaatgtatgaaagggaaaagtgaaagtgaagttgctcagtcgtgtccgatgcttagcgaccccttggactacagcctaccaggctcctccgtccatgggattttccaggcaagagtactggagtggggtgccatcaccttctccgatctactctgcatataagttaaataagcagggtgacaatatacagttctgacatactccttttcctatttggaaccagtctgttgttccatgtccagttctaactgttgcttcctgacaatCAATGGGATTTCTACTCACCCTACTAGTtgttgttcaggcgctcagttgtgtccaactctttgtgaccccatcgactgcagcatgccaagcttccctgtccttcactgtctcccagcatttgctcaaactcatgtccattgagtcgatgatgccacccaaccatctcgtcctctgtcactcccttctcctcctgccctcaatcttccccagcattggggtcttttccaatgagttggctctttacatcaggtggccaaagcattggagcttcagtatcagtccttccagtgaatattcaaggttaatttcctataggattgactggtttcatcacctcgctgtccaagggattctcaagaatcttctccaacaccaccgtttgAAAGTATCTCCGGCGCTCAGTCTAACCCCACCCCTCAGAGGGACCCCCAGCCACCACCTTGATGGTCTTTAGTTGGTTCCCAAATGCTTCAGTCACATCTTgataatttattttggctgtgctgggtctttgttgctgcacgcaggctttctctagctgcagccagTAGGGCTACTCTCTCGTTGTGGTGCAGAAGCTTCTAGAG from Ovis canadensis isolate MfBH-ARS-UI-01 breed Bighorn chromosome 18, ARS-UI_OviCan_v2, whole genome shotgun sequence encodes the following:
- the SNX33 gene encoding sorting nexin-33; protein product: MALKGRALYDFRSENKEEISIWQDEDLVIFSETSLDGWLQGQNSRGETGLFPASYVEILRSDTGSNHADYSSSPAGSLGTQVSLYDSSNTSRSGGGSGFLSNQGSFEEDDDDDWDDWDDGCTVVEEPRAGGLGTNGHPPLNLSYPGAYPSQHMAFRPKPPLERQDSLASAKRGSVVGRNLNRFSCFVRSGVEAFILGDVPMMAKIAETYSIEMGPHGPQWKANPHPFSCSVEDPTKQTKFKGIKSYISYKLTPTHASSPVYRRYKHFDWLYNRLLHKFTVISVPHLPEKQATGRFEEDFIEKRKRRLILWMDHMTSHPVLSQYEGFQHFLSCLDDKQWKMGKRRAEKDEMVGASFLLTFQIPTEHQDLQDVEDRVDTFKAFSKKMDDSVLQLSTVASELVRKHVGGFRKEFQKLGNAFQAISHAFQMDPPFSSEALNSAISHTGRTYEMVGEMFAEQPKNDLFRMLDTLSLYQGLLSNFPDIIHLQKGAFAKVKESQRMSDEGRMAQEEADGIRRRCRVVGFALQAEMNHFHQRRELDFKHMMQNYLRQQILFYQRVGQQLEKTLRMYDSL